One Oscillospiraceae bacterium genomic region harbors:
- a CDS encoding putative ABC transporter permease → MLEPIILFALGGAGYQAIELAWRGTTHWTMFAAGGACLCLLQQLARRRSLPLGAAALCGAAAASGVELGVGLACRYLLHLAVWDYSALWGNVAGLVCPLYSFYWFLLCFWVLLVLRGAENWAKRPLYRITKWAAEP, encoded by the coding sequence ATGTTAGAGCCGATCATATTGTTTGCCCTGGGCGGGGCCGGGTATCAGGCCATCGAGCTTGCCTGGCGGGGCACCACCCATTGGACAATGTTTGCCGCAGGCGGGGCATGCCTTTGCCTTTTGCAGCAATTGGCCCGGCGGCGCAGCCTGCCGTTGGGGGCAGCGGCGTTATGCGGCGCTGCAGCCGCCAGCGGGGTAGAGCTGGGCGTGGGCCTGGCCTGCCGCTACCTTTTGCACCTGGCCGTGTGGGACTACAGCGCCCTGTGGGGCAACGTAGCCGGGTTGGTCTGTCCGCTGTACAGCTTTTACTGGTTCTTGCTTTGCTTTTGGGTGCTGCTGGTGCTGCGCGGGGCCGAAAATTGGGCTAAAAGACCGCTTTATCGTATCACGAAATGGGCTGCCGAGCCTTAA
- a CDS encoding MerR family transcriptional regulator: protein MNIKQTADASGVSARNIRYYEQAGLLTPARNPENDYRIYTDADVRTLKLIRVLRTLDMPVEDIRAVLSGTLPLTEAAERQRRQLEAEQQKLAAAAAFCTELAAGDRTAAELDVDDCLARMDSPAQAGGWFTGWVQDYRKMASAEHKRQFTFTPDTAIVTPQEFTAALLAWADENGVDVNMTRESMTPHFMLDGIEYRAVRYSSHVRNIPILRVRCEVCDPSALAVEGDPKRLRVQRFLHYGLPVLVCLALAVVWVCTRNMPLWPDKAAMLLVLGALGIGYGFRGWYLYYNDRDQ, encoded by the coding sequence ATGAACATCAAGCAGACAGCGGATGCGTCGGGCGTATCGGCGCGGAACATTCGCTACTATGAGCAGGCGGGGTTGCTGACCCCGGCACGCAACCCAGAGAACGACTACCGTATCTATACGGATGCCGATGTGCGGACGCTGAAACTGATTCGCGTGCTGCGCACACTGGATATGCCAGTGGAGGATATCCGCGCGGTACTGAGCGGTACACTGCCGCTGACCGAGGCTGCTGAACGCCAGCGCCGACAGCTGGAGGCCGAGCAGCAAAAGCTGGCAGCGGCCGCAGCCTTCTGCACGGAGCTGGCCGCCGGCGACCGAACGGCGGCAGAGCTGGATGTGGACGACTGCCTGGCTCGGATGGACTCCCCTGCCCAGGCGGGCGGCTGGTTTACCGGCTGGGTGCAGGACTACCGGAAAATGGCGTCTGCCGAGCATAAGCGGCAGTTTACCTTTACGCCGGACACCGCCATTGTAACCCCGCAGGAATTTACGGCGGCGCTGCTGGCTTGGGCAGACGAAAACGGCGTGGATGTGAACATGACCCGGGAGAGCATGACCCCGCATTTTATGCTTGACGGCATTGAGTACAGGGCCGTGCGGTATTCGAGCCATGTGCGCAATATCCCGATACTGCGGGTGCGGTGTGAGGTGTGCGATCCATCGGCGCTGGCGGTAGAGGGCGACCCGAAGCGGCTGCGGGTGCAGAGATTTCTGCACTACGGTCTGCCGGTGCTTGTATGCCTTGCATTGGCGGTGGTCTGGGTCTGCACCCGGAATATGCCGCTTTGGCCCGACAAGGCGGCTATGCTGCTGGTGCTGGGCGCTCTTGGCATCGGGTACGGCTTCCGCGGGTGGTATCTCTACTACAACGATCGGGACCAATAA
- a CDS encoding HAD family hydrolase has protein sequence MQYKTILFDLDGTLTDSAPGILNSVRYGCRRIGIPVPDEATLRRFLGPPLIDSFHNLCGLNDADTDCAVAAFREYFPDKGLFENEVYPGIPALLADLHARGCQLVLATSKPEEYARRIMEHFDLAQYFTAICGATLDETRTDKAEVIAYALDTIGLTDKTGVVMVGDREHDVIGAKKNALPCIGAFYGYGTREELRSAGAAAIADTVEDLHKLLLG, from the coding sequence ATGCAGTACAAAACAATTCTATTTGATCTCGACGGCACCCTGACTGACTCCGCCCCCGGCATCCTCAACTCGGTGCGGTACGGCTGCCGCAGGATCGGCATCCCCGTGCCCGACGAAGCCACCCTGCGCCGTTTCCTCGGCCCGCCGCTGATCGATTCGTTCCACAATCTCTGCGGCTTGAACGATGCCGACACCGACTGCGCCGTGGCGGCCTTCCGGGAGTATTTCCCAGACAAGGGCCTGTTTGAGAATGAGGTCTACCCCGGCATCCCCGCGCTGCTGGCCGACCTGCACGCCCGCGGCTGCCAGCTGGTGCTGGCCACCAGCAAGCCCGAGGAGTACGCCCGCCGCATCATGGAGCATTTTGATCTGGCGCAGTACTTTACCGCTATCTGCGGTGCGACTTTGGACGAGACCCGCACCGACAAGGCCGAGGTCATCGCCTACGCGCTGGACACCATCGGCCTGACCGATAAGACCGGCGTTGTCATGGTCGGTGACCGTGAGCACGATGTCATCGGCGCGAAGAAAAACGCCCTGCCCTGCATCGGCGCCTTCTACGGCTACGGCACCCGCGAGGAACTGCGATCCGCCGGTGCCGCTGCCATCGCGGATACCGTGGAAGACCTGCATAAACTGCTGCTGGGATAA
- a CDS encoding ABC transporter ATP-binding protein/permease: protein MKTNNKIGVFAALRMAARAHYPLTVGTLLCVAASVIASLLPPLLLARIIDGLEAGLPLTIWAVLVYFASLALEGVLSSAQESLLVLFGQKMTHALRSEMSHKLTQLPARTLVDQNPGEVAARFSGDVDTVEALFTSGIISMVADACRILSIMAVIAAKNPGLALILLLVLPLFAVFTRRVQRRMLAAQLDNRRAVAAVSGQVPETLHNIRTIRALGMEQYMERRYDRCIGAGYAAMERTNFYDAVYSPAVLLLNAVVVGIVMLLSASGSAVVLELFGMSVGTSVAVINYISRIFAPIESLGMEVQTIQSAMAGVKRIDAFLAQPEREISAQRTRAARGDVELSHVTFGYGKKHVLNDFSMTVKQGEQVTLIGRTGAGKSTVFKLLLGLYPAESGTVTIGGVPVADITDRERRTCISCVEQHFARVPGTVLDQITLGDPQITAEMAKHAAQLAGIDGAIEALPDGYDTPCSEGMFSQGEWQLLSIARTAAADPAVLLLDEITANLDAETEARVLEALRRASEGRTVLSVSHRIYENLGGRTVEIKIL, encoded by the coding sequence ATGAAAACGAACAATAAAATCGGCGTGTTTGCAGCCCTCCGCATGGCGGCCCGGGCACACTACCCGCTGACTGTTGGCACACTTTTATGCGTGGCGGCGTCAGTTATCGCCTCGCTGCTGCCGCCGCTGCTGCTGGCACGCATCATTGATGGGCTGGAGGCGGGCCTGCCGCTGACGATCTGGGCGGTGCTTGTCTACTTTGCCAGCCTGGCGCTGGAGGGGGTGCTGTCCTCGGCGCAGGAAAGTCTGCTGGTGCTGTTTGGGCAAAAGATGACCCACGCGCTGCGGTCCGAGATGTCCCACAAATTGACGCAGCTGCCTGCACGCACGCTGGTGGACCAGAACCCCGGCGAGGTGGCCGCGCGGTTCTCCGGCGATGTGGACACGGTGGAGGCGCTGTTCACCTCCGGCATCATCAGCATGGTGGCAGACGCCTGCCGCATCCTTTCCATTATGGCGGTCATCGCCGCAAAGAATCCCGGTCTGGCGCTGATTTTACTGCTGGTACTGCCGCTGTTCGCGGTGTTTACCCGTCGTGTACAGCGCCGCATGCTGGCCGCTCAGCTGGACAACCGCCGGGCTGTGGCCGCCGTCTCCGGCCAGGTGCCCGAGACGCTGCACAACATCCGCACCATCCGCGCGCTGGGCATGGAGCAGTACATGGAGCGCCGCTATGACCGGTGCATCGGCGCGGGCTACGCCGCCATGGAGCGCACTAACTTTTACGATGCCGTCTACTCCCCCGCTGTGCTGCTGCTGAACGCCGTGGTGGTGGGCATCGTTATGCTGCTGTCGGCCTCCGGCAGCGCGGTGGTGCTGGAGCTGTTCGGCATGTCCGTCGGTACCTCGGTAGCCGTTATCAACTACATATCGCGCATTTTCGCCCCCATTGAAAGCCTGGGCATGGAGGTTCAGACCATCCAGTCTGCCATGGCGGGCGTGAAGCGCATTGATGCGTTTTTGGCCCAGCCGGAACGGGAAATTTCCGCACAGCGTACCAGGGCGGCCCGGGGCGATGTGGAACTTTCCCACGTCACCTTTGGCTACGGCAAGAAACATGTGCTGAATGATTTCTCGATGACCGTGAAACAGGGCGAGCAGGTCACGCTGATTGGCCGCACCGGCGCGGGCAAGAGTACCGTGTTCAAGCTGCTGCTGGGGCTGTACCCGGCCGAAAGCGGCACCGTCACCATCGGCGGCGTACCGGTGGCGGACATCACCGACCGGGAGCGTCGCACCTGCATCAGCTGTGTGGAGCAGCATTTTGCCCGCGTGCCCGGCACCGTGCTGGACCAGATCACGCTGGGCGATCCACAGATCACCGCCGAGATGGCCAAACATGCGGCCCAACTGGCGGGCATTGACGGGGCCATCGAAGCGCTGCCCGACGGCTACGACACCCCGTGCAGTGAAGGGATGTTCTCTCAGGGCGAGTGGCAGCTGTTGTCCATCGCCCGCACCGCCGCGGCAGACCCCGCTGTGCTGCTGCTGGACGAGATCACCGCCAACCTGGACGCCGAAACCGAAGCCCGCGTGCTGGAGGCCCTGCGGCGGGCGTCCGAGGGTCGCACGGTACTGTCAGTGTCCCACAGAATTTATGAGAACCTGGGCGGGCGAACTGTAGAAATCAAAATATTATAA
- a CDS encoding nicotinate phosphoribosyltransferase produces MLDVKRNLTTMTDFYELTMSAGYLDEGYVDKIAVFDMFFRRVPDGGGYAIMAGLQQFIDAVDHLKFTQEDIDYLRTTGAFNEKFLNYLANFKLHCNIWAIEEGMPIFPQEPIVTVEGPAIECQLLETLLLVTFNHQCLIATKANRIVRSAAGRPVMEFGARRAQGYDAAYFGARASYIGGCGSTSCVMAARDFGIPASGTMAHSWVQMFPTEYDAFKKYAEMYPDACVLLVDTYNVLRHGVPDAIKVFDEVLKPMGKRPKGIRIDSGDIAYLSKKARKMLDEAGYPDCTICASNSLDEYIVRDLILQGARVDSFGIGENMITAKSDPVFGGVYKLAAVKEDDGSYTPKMKLSESAEKMTIPCLKKVWRIYDQDGKAMADLITTADEQVETQHGITLFDPIETWKECTYVNCTARCLSTPIYENGKRVYQSPSLNDIKKFCKAQVNTLWDEVKRFENPHRYYVDLSQKLWDTRSALLKKLSK; encoded by the coding sequence ATGTTAGACGTAAAGCGCAACCTTACGACCATGACAGATTTCTACGAGTTGACCATGTCGGCCGGCTACCTGGATGAGGGGTATGTGGACAAGATCGCCGTCTTTGATATGTTCTTCCGCCGCGTGCCCGATGGCGGCGGCTACGCCATTATGGCTGGTCTGCAGCAGTTCATCGACGCCGTGGACCACCTGAAATTCACCCAGGAGGACATCGACTATCTGCGCACCACCGGCGCATTCAATGAGAAATTCCTGAACTACCTGGCCAACTTCAAGCTGCACTGCAACATCTGGGCCATCGAGGAAGGCATGCCTATCTTCCCGCAGGAGCCTATCGTTACCGTGGAAGGCCCGGCCATTGAGTGCCAGCTGCTGGAGACCCTGCTGCTGGTCACCTTCAACCACCAGTGCCTGATCGCCACCAAAGCCAACCGCATCGTGCGTTCTGCCGCCGGCCGCCCGGTCATGGAGTTCGGCGCCCGCCGTGCCCAGGGCTATGACGCCGCCTACTTCGGCGCCCGCGCCTCCTACATCGGTGGCTGCGGCTCCACCTCCTGCGTGATGGCCGCCCGCGACTTCGGCATCCCGGCCTCCGGCACCATGGCCCACAGCTGGGTGCAGATGTTCCCCACCGAGTACGATGCCTTCAAGAAATACGCCGAGATGTACCCCGACGCCTGCGTGCTGCTGGTGGATACCTACAACGTGCTGCGCCACGGTGTGCCCGATGCCATCAAGGTGTTCGACGAGGTCCTCAAGCCCATGGGCAAGCGCCCCAAGGGCATCCGCATCGACAGCGGCGATATTGCCTACCTGTCCAAGAAGGCCCGCAAGATGCTGGATGAGGCCGGTTACCCCGACTGCACCATCTGCGCCTCCAACAGCCTGGATGAGTACATTGTCCGCGATCTGATCCTGCAGGGTGCCCGCGTGGACAGCTTCGGCATCGGCGAGAACATGATCACCGCCAAGAGCGACCCTGTCTTTGGCGGCGTGTACAAGCTGGCCGCTGTGAAAGAGGACGACGGCAGCTACACCCCCAAGATGAAGCTGTCTGAATCTGCTGAGAAGATGACCATTCCCTGCCTGAAGAAAGTCTGGCGTATCTACGACCAGGACGGCAAGGCCATGGCCGACCTCATCACGACGGCTGACGAGCAGGTCGAGACCCAGCACGGCATCACCCTGTTTGACCCCATCGAGACCTGGAAAGAGTGCACCTACGTCAACTGCACTGCCCGCTGCCTGTCCACCCCGATTTATGAGAACGGCAAGCGCGTCTACCAGTCCCCGAGTCTGAACGACATCAAGAAGTTCTGCAAGGCCCAGGTCAACACCCTGTGGGACGAGGTCAAGCGCTTCGAGAATCCGCACCGCTACTACGTTGACCTCAGCCAAAAGCTGTGGGATACCCGCAGCGCCCTGCTGAAGAAACTGTCCAAGTAA
- a CDS encoding ABC transporter ATP-binding protein/permease translates to MQNDKNFRPDRIGAYFRIEWLLLALVTVSGLIYNIGLLATPWFEGRLAQCLADILGGSATAAAMAILVLTYVLVTLVVQAARFIKRFYVRRFANNINRRMKGILYANLVRQSRAALEKEGAGELMTKAISDVDDCVEGMRKFTTEIFDTGVALVGYIVMLLVYDWRLALLSLLFTPVSYLCAAWMKKPVQREGAAYKKAAGALSAATLDRAQNAATYRIYGCETAREARYEDVLTTYEKTAVRSNVWQSALPPLYLAVSEAGVLFILWFGAKNVLGTGWQAWDIAAFTTFLSCFTKLTVKSSKAAKLFNAVQKAEVSWKRIKPLMKLPEEPDELAVPAPADVTLEDLSFGYTEEPIFAGLDLTAHPGEIIGITGPVACGKSTFGRVFLCEASYGSSARFGGKEFSALTPREIASTVGYLGHDPELSADTVQNNVLCGSKQDPMPWLAAVALKDEVQAMENGVDTVIGPSGTRLSGGQAQRLALARTLAHPRPVLVLDDPFSALDRSTEDTVFANLQEYAKDKVVFLISHRLYHFPQMQRVIFMEDGKTTVGTHEELLAAVPAYRQLYESQTGGQQHENEQ, encoded by the coding sequence ATGCAGAATGACAAGAACTTCCGCCCGGACCGCATCGGCGCCTACTTCCGCATCGAATGGCTGCTGCTGGCGCTGGTCACCGTTTCGGGCCTGATCTACAACATCGGTCTGCTGGCCACGCCCTGGTTTGAGGGGCGGCTGGCCCAATGCCTGGCCGATATTTTGGGCGGCAGCGCCACCGCCGCGGCCATGGCCATACTGGTGCTGACCTATGTGCTGGTTACGCTGGTGGTGCAGGCGGCGCGGTTCATCAAGCGCTTTTACGTGCGCCGCTTTGCCAATAACATCAACCGCCGGATGAAGGGCATCCTGTACGCCAACCTGGTGCGCCAGAGCCGCGCCGCGCTGGAAAAAGAGGGTGCGGGCGAGCTGATGACCAAGGCCATCTCCGACGTGGACGACTGCGTGGAGGGCATGCGGAAATTCACCACCGAAATTTTTGATACCGGCGTAGCGCTGGTAGGTTACATCGTGATGCTGCTGGTGTATGATTGGCGGCTGGCGCTGTTGAGTTTGCTGTTTACACCGGTCTCCTACCTATGCGCGGCGTGGATGAAAAAGCCGGTGCAGCGCGAAGGCGCCGCCTACAAAAAGGCCGCCGGTGCGTTAAGCGCCGCCACGCTGGACCGTGCCCAGAACGCCGCCACCTACCGCATTTACGGCTGCGAGACCGCCCGCGAGGCCCGGTACGAGGACGTGCTGACCACCTACGAAAAGACCGCCGTGCGCAGCAACGTGTGGCAATCGGCCCTGCCGCCGCTGTATCTGGCGGTGTCCGAAGCGGGCGTGCTGTTCATTTTGTGGTTCGGTGCCAAAAACGTGCTGGGCACCGGGTGGCAGGCCTGGGACATTGCGGCGTTTACTACGTTCCTCTCCTGCTTTACCAAGCTGACGGTAAAATCTTCGAAAGCAGCGAAGCTGTTCAACGCGGTGCAGAAAGCTGAAGTCTCCTGGAAGCGCATCAAACCGCTGATGAAACTGCCGGAGGAGCCGGACGAGCTGGCTGTGCCCGCCCCCGCCGATGTAACGCTAGAGGATCTGTCCTTTGGGTATACCGAGGAGCCGATTTTTGCGGGGCTGGATCTGACAGCCCATCCGGGGGAGATCATCGGCATTACGGGGCCGGTGGCCTGCGGAAAATCCACTTTTGGGCGTGTATTTTTGTGTGAAGCTTCCTATGGCAGCTCGGCCCGGTTCGGCGGCAAAGAATTCTCTGCGCTGACGCCGCGGGAAATTGCATCCACCGTCGGCTACCTGGGGCATGACCCGGAGCTGAGCGCCGACACCGTGCAGAACAACGTGCTGTGCGGCAGCAAGCAGGACCCGATGCCCTGGTTGGCTGCTGTGGCGCTGAAAGACGAAGTGCAAGCCATGGAGAACGGTGTGGACACCGTGATCGGTCCCAGCGGCACGCGGCTTTCCGGCGGGCAGGCCCAGCGGCTGGCGCTGGCCCGCACACTGGCGCATCCCCGGCCGGTGCTGGTGCTGGACGACCCGTTCTCGGCGCTGGACCGCAGCACCGAGGATACCGTGTTTGCTAACCTGCAGGAGTACGCCAAGGATAAGGTCGTCTTCCTCATCTCCCACCGGCTGTACCATTTTCCCCAGATGCAGCGTGTAATTTTTATGGAGGATGGCAAGACCACCGTGGGCACCCACGAGGAATTGCTGGCGGCCGTACCGGCCTACCGCCAGCTGTACGAAAGCCAGACAGGAGGGCAGCAGCATGAAAACGAACAATAA
- a CDS encoding glycosyltransferase family 2 protein — translation MKLITFTVPCYNSAAYMDHCIETLLPAGEEAEIILVDDGSKDDTGKIADAYAEKYPTIVRVIHQENGGHGEGVNQGIRNATGMYFKVVDSDDWLDDDALAKVMDVLRAQAAAEKPVDLVMANYVYEHVADNTRNIVDYTGILPEGRVFKWSEIGHFPPNKNILMHSVIYRTEVLRKSGMVLPKHTFYVDNIFVYQPLPEVETIYYLNLDLYRYFIGRDDQSVNEKNMIKRVDQQLRVTRIMMEAVDVYALPVTQDKLRAYMLNYFSMMMAISSIFLTLDGSPEAMEKRKQLWADLKAHDPRLCRRCRLSVAEACNLPGWLGCKLSIGGYRIAQKLFKFN, via the coding sequence ATGAAACTTATCACCTTTACCGTGCCGTGCTACAATTCGGCCGCTTATATGGACCACTGCATCGAGACACTGCTGCCCGCCGGCGAGGAAGCCGAAATCATCTTGGTGGATGACGGCTCCAAGGATGACACCGGCAAGATCGCCGATGCCTACGCCGAAAAGTACCCCACCATCGTCCGCGTGATCCATCAGGAGAACGGCGGCCACGGCGAGGGTGTCAACCAGGGCATCCGCAACGCCACCGGCATGTACTTTAAGGTGGTCGATTCTGACGACTGGCTGGACGATGACGCCCTGGCCAAGGTTATGGATGTGCTGCGCGCCCAGGCTGCCGCCGAAAAGCCGGTCGATCTGGTCATGGCCAACTATGTGTACGAGCATGTGGCTGATAACACACGCAATATCGTGGATTATACAGGCATCCTGCCCGAGGGCCGCGTCTTTAAGTGGAGCGAGATCGGTCACTTTCCGCCGAACAAGAACATCCTGATGCACAGCGTCATCTACCGCACCGAGGTGCTGCGTAAGTCCGGCATGGTGCTGCCCAAGCACACCTTCTATGTGGATAACATCTTCGTCTACCAGCCGCTGCCCGAGGTCGAGACCATCTACTACCTCAACCTGGACCTCTACCGCTACTTCATCGGCCGCGATGACCAGAGTGTCAACGAGAAGAACATGATCAAGCGCGTCGACCAGCAGCTGCGCGTCACCCGCATTATGATGGAGGCCGTGGATGTCTACGCCCTGCCTGTCACCCAGGACAAACTGCGGGCCTATATGCTCAACTATTTCTCGATGATGATGGCCATCTCCAGCATCTTCCTGACACTGGACGGCAGCCCCGAAGCCATGGAAAAGCGTAAGCAGCTGTGGGCCGACCTGAAAGCCCATGATCCGCGCCTTTGCCGCCGCTGCCGCCTCTCGGTAGCCGAAGCCTGCAACCTGCCTGGCTGGCTGGGCTGCAAGCTCAGCATCGGCGGCTACCGCATTGCCCAGAAGCTGTTCAAGTTCAACTAA
- a CDS encoding MarR family transcriptional regulator: MDITERKITKIAREAEKLVLLTLREKGVGTAEIDLIHALRHHPGCTQAALAELLHADKAAIARRTKNLEAKGYLVRKASPNDRRSQLLYPTEKAESLKSSKAEIEAEFYEYLTSALPADEAAAFAATLHKLYTASKTESRAGFPHFKQAAEGEAEHAE, translated from the coding sequence ATGGATATTACCGAACGCAAAATTACCAAAATTGCCCGCGAGGCAGAGAAGCTGGTGCTGCTTACCCTGCGGGAAAAGGGCGTTGGCACGGCGGAGATCGACCTGATCCACGCGCTGCGCCATCACCCCGGCTGCACCCAGGCGGCGCTGGCCGAGCTGCTGCACGCCGACAAGGCGGCCATCGCCCGGCGCACCAAAAACCTGGAAGCGAAAGGCTATTTGGTGCGCAAGGCCAGCCCCAATGACCGCCGCAGCCAGCTTTTGTACCCCACCGAGAAAGCCGAAAGCCTGAAATCTTCCAAGGCGGAGATCGAGGCCGAATTTTACGAGTACCTGACCAGTGCCCTGCCCGCCGACGAGGCCGCCGCCTTTGCGGCTACGCTGCACAAGCTGTACACGGCCTCCAAGACCGAGAGCCGCGCGGGGTTCCCGCACTTTAAACAAGCCGCAGAGGGTGAAGCGGAACATGCAGAATGA
- a CDS encoding HD domain-containing protein, translating to MNRDSIYLPRDVIGLLQTLQSAGHTAYVVGGCVRDSLLGRTPGDWDICTSARPEEMRRLFAGHQLILTGEKHGTVAVVLHGKPYEMTTYRLDGNYHDHRHPDAVQFVDDLPRDLARRDFTINAMAYAPGRGIIDLYGGRDDLAAGMIRCVGDPAQRFAEDALRILRALRFSARLGFALDEATAAAALQARDTLQSVSAERIYTEIDGLLGAPNAGPTLAKYGEILAGAVPEVQACIGCTQPGRWHCYDVWQHSAVAVEKLDLRGQDTRGARVLCWAAFLHDIAKPQCRSVGADGATHFKGHNQRGAAMARTILRRLKAPGYLIEGTAGLIAIHDAPVPAGDTAILKSLNRYGAVFLHRLCALKYADLDAHADTPEVKARRNEVAAFEARMTELSKTACYTMRQLAVNGGDLMEAGLPAGPAVGATLQRLLTAVMEGRVLNERAALLEFALS from the coding sequence ATGAACCGGGACAGCATCTATCTGCCGCGGGATGTCATCGGCCTGCTGCAAACGCTGCAAAGCGCCGGGCACACTGCCTATGTGGTGGGCGGCTGCGTGCGTGACAGCCTGCTGGGCCGCACCCCCGGGGACTGGGACATCTGTACCTCGGCCCGGCCGGAGGAAATGCGCCGCCTGTTTGCCGGCCATCAGCTGATTTTGACCGGCGAAAAGCACGGCACGGTGGCGGTGGTGCTCCACGGCAAACCCTACGAGATGACCACCTACCGCCTGGACGGCAACTACCACGACCACCGCCATCCCGACGCGGTGCAGTTCGTGGACGACCTGCCCAGGGATCTGGCCCGGCGGGATTTTACCATCAACGCCATGGCCTACGCCCCGGGCAGGGGCATTATTGATCTGTACGGCGGACGGGATGACCTGGCGGCGGGCATGATCCGCTGTGTGGGCGACCCGGCCCAGCGCTTTGCCGAGGATGCTCTGCGCATCCTGCGGGCGCTGCGCTTCTCGGCCCGGCTGGGCTTTGCTTTGGACGAAGCCACCGCCGCCGCGGCCCTGCAGGCGCGGGATACGCTGCAAAGCGTGAGCGCCGAGCGCATTTATACCGAGATCGACGGTCTGCTCGGCGCCCCCAACGCGGGGCCGACGCTGGCCAAATACGGCGAGATCCTGGCCGGTGCGGTGCCCGAAGTGCAGGCCTGCATCGGTTGCACCCAGCCCGGCCGCTGGCATTGCTACGATGTGTGGCAGCACTCGGCCGTGGCGGTGGAAAAGCTGGACCTGCGCGGCCAGGATACCCGCGGCGCGCGGGTGCTGTGCTGGGCAGCGTTTCTGCACGATATTGCCAAACCTCAGTGCCGCAGCGTGGGCGCGGACGGTGCGACCCACTTTAAGGGCCACAACCAGCGGGGCGCGGCGATGGCCCGCACGATTTTGCGCCGCCTGAAAGCCCCCGGCTATCTGATCGAGGGGACTGCCGGACTGATCGCCATCCATGATGCCCCGGTCCCGGCGGGGGACACCGCCATTTTAAAAAGTCTCAACCGCTACGGCGCGGTGTTTTTGCACCGGCTCTGCGCGCTGAAATATGCCGACCTGGACGCCCACGCCGACACGCCGGAGGTCAAAGCCCGGAGGAACGAGGTGGCCGCCTTTGAGGCCCGGATGACCGAGCTTTCCAAGACCGCCTGCTACACCATGCGCCAGCTGGCCGTAAACGGCGGCGACCTGATGGAAGCCGGCCTGCCCGCCGGCCCCGCCGTGGGTGCTACCCTGCAGCGACTGCTGACCGCCGTTATGGAGGGCCGCGTGCTGAACGAAAGAGCCGCACTGTTGGAGTTTGCGTTGAGTTGA